In Bacillus pumilus, the sequence GAGTCACCTGTTTCTTTACGAAAACTTGCATCAAAATAGACTTGAATCTGATCAGGTTCAAGCTTTAGTTCTTCCTTTAGCTTTTCAAGTTCTTTTATCGACCACATGGCCCCTTTTTCATCTTCAAATGATAGGAGTGACTGTGGTTCTTTTTTGTCGATATGTTTTGCAAAAATCAAGGCCTCTTTTAGCTCCATCCAATCTTCTTGAAAAAAAGCAATAGACCCAATTGATGTCACTTTCATTGTATAGTGTGCTCTTAATTTCATTGATCACATCGCCTTCCCGTGCTTTTAAGGTAAACGTTCGTTATGCTATAATCAAAAAGTTACATTTTACAATGAGAAAGGAAGTTCATGTCACTTGTTTAATGAAGGTATTTGGATCTTATTTGCGATCATTAATTTTATCATTGTTCTTCTATTTTATAAAGGATTTGGCAAGATGGGCCTTTTCGTCTGGATTGGCTTTGCGACTGTTGCCGCAAATTTACAAGTTGTCAAAACCGTTGAATTGTTTGGATTAACTGCAACACTGGGGAATATTTTGTATGGCAGTGTTTTCTTTGCAACGGACGTATTGAATGAAAAATATGGACAAAATGAAGCTAGAAAGGCTGTCTGGATTGGCTTTGCCACCCTTTTAACGTTAACTGTTGTCATGCAGGAGGCTTTGCTTTTCCACCCCGCTCCCTCTGATATCTCACAAGCATCGTTAGAAACCATTTTTGGCTTTATGCCGAGGGTTGCACTTGGTAGTCTTGCTGCTTATATCATCAGTCA encodes:
- a CDS encoding queuosine precursor transporter, which encodes MFNEGIWILFAIINFIIVLLFYKGFGKMGLFVWIGFATVAANLQVVKTVELFGLTATLGNILYGSVFFATDVLNEKYGQNEARKAVWIGFATLLTLTVVMQEALLFHPAPSDISQASLETIFGFMPRVALGSLAAYIISQMLDVYVYSFIRRIFPSDGALWVRNAGSTMISQLLDTLIFTTIAFLGTYPFHVWIEIFITTYVIKFIVSAISTPYAYAAKKMVPLDERGK